The region CTGCCGTGGGCTGGATGCCAAAGACGACAGCCCGGGGCTGCGTGGCGTGCGTGGTGAGGTTGCCCGAATCTATGCGCCCGAAGTGAGTTTACAGCGCCCGGTGCGTCTGATGCATCCGCGTTATCCGCTCTATATCGCGCCCAAACCAAATCACGAGTTTGTTATCGGTGCGACCGAAATTGAATCTCAGGATCGAGGCGAGATCACGGTCCGCTCAACACTGGAGTTGCTTTCTGCCGCATATACGGTACACAGTGGCTTTGCTGAGGGACGGGTGATGTCGCTGCGCGCAGGTTTGCGCCCGGCGTATAAAGATAATCGCCCGCATATTAGCGTCACTGATAATGTGATCCGCATTAACGGTTTGTATCGACATGGCTTTTTGCTGGCACCAGCAGTAGTGCAACAAGCGTTACAACAAGGGGTATTATGAATATAAGTTACAATGGTCAGGCGCTCACGCTGTCACAGCCACAGTCTTTGCTGGAAGTGATTGAAGCACAAGGGGCAAAGGCGCCCTTTGCGGTGGCGCTGAACGGGCAATTTGTGCCGCGCAGCACGTTGGCCCAGCAGCGACTGCAAGAGGGTGACAGCATCGAGTTGCTATCGCCTATTCAGGGAGGCTAATGATGCACAGTGATAAACCGTT is a window of Pseudoalteromonas sp. R3 DNA encoding:
- the thiS gene encoding sulfur carrier protein ThiS, with amino-acid sequence MNISYNGQALTLSQPQSLLEVIEAQGAKAPFAVALNGQFVPRSTLAQQRLQEGDSIELLSPIQGG